ACGCGCAACGAGGACGTTGAGGTGGAAGAGGACGACGCCGAGAACCTGCTGCAGGCGCTCGAAAAGGAACTGCTGCGCCGCCGGTTCGGCCCGCCGGTGCGGCTCGAAGTCACCAACGACATCAACCCGAACATCCGGGCGCTGCTGATCCGCGAACTGGGCGTGGAAGAGTCCGAGGTCTACTCCGTACCAGCGCCGTTGGACCTCCGCGGCCTGTCCGTCATTGCCGCGATCGACCGTGCGGACCTGCACTACCCGAAGCATGTCCCGCACACCTCGAGGTACCTGAACGAATCGGAGACGTCGAAGGCAGCCAACGTGTTCGCGGCCATGCGCCGGCGGGACATCCTGCTGCACCACCCGTACGATTCGTTCTCCACGTCCGTCCAGGCCTTCCTGGAGCAGGCTGCGGCGGACCCCAAGGTGCAGGCCATCAAGCAGACGCTGTACCGCACCTCGGGCGACTCCCCTATCGTCGATGCCCTCATTGACGCGGCAGAGGCAGGCAAGCAGGTGCTGGCCCTGGTGGAGATCAAGGCCCGGTTCGATGAACAGGCCAACATCTCCTGGGCACGGAAACTGGAACAGGCCGGCGTGCATGTTGTGTACGGCATCGTGGGCCTGAAGACCCACTGCAAGCTCTCCCTCGTGGTCCGCCAGGAAGTGGACGGCCTGCGGCGCTACTGCCACATCGGCACGGGCAACTACCACCCGCGCACCGCCCGCTATTACGAGGACCTCGGGCTGCTGACGGCCAATGAGCAGGTGGGCGAGGACCTTTCCAGGCTCTTCAACCAGCTCTCGGGCTACGCTCCCAAATCCACTTTCAAGCGGCTTCTGGTGGCGCCCCGCTCGGTGCGGTCGGGGCTCATTGACCGCATTGAGAAGGAAATCCGCAACGCCAAGGCGGGCATTTCGGCCAGGGTCCAGATCAAGGTCAACTCCATGGTGGACGAGGCAATCATCGATTCTCTCTACCGTGCATCGCAGGCCGGCGTGAATGTTGACGTGATAGTCCGCGGCATCTGTTCGCTGCGTCCCGGCATCCCCGGGCTCAGCGAAAACATCACAGTGCGTTCCGTGCTGGGACGCTTCCTGGAGCACTCGCGGGTGTTTGCCTTCGCCAACGGCGGGGACCCTGTGGTCTACATCGGCTCCGCCGACATGATGCACCGCAACCTTGACCGGCGGGTGGAAGCACTGGTCCAGCTGACCAGCGGCGACGACACGTCCTACGTGCTGGACATGCTCCGCCGCTACATGGACCCGGGAACGTCCAGCTGGCACCTGGACAGCCAGGGTGAATGGACCAGGCACCACATCGGTGACGACGGCAAGCCGCTGGAGGACGTCCAGTCATGGCTGCTTGCCTCGCGTTCCCGCCAGCGCCCGACGATTAGGCGGTAGGACCCTGGCCCCGAAAACGGATGCGAAAAGCGACGTCACTAACGACTCGGCGAACGACTCGCTTATTGCGGACCAGACAGACCATCCCGGGGAACCTGTAGCGGTCACCGCTGCCGGCGCCCTGCCGTGGCGCGTCAGCAAGGACAAGCTCGAAGTCCTGCTGATACACCGTCCAAGCTATGACGACTGGTCGTGGCCCAAAGGAAAGATCGACTCCGGCGAGACCATTCCGGAGTGCGCCGTCCGTGAGATCGAGGAGGAGATCGGACTCAAGGCCACCCTGGGCATTCCCCTCCCTCCGATCCACTACCACGTGTCCGCTGGCCTCAAGGTAGTCCATTACTGGGCCGTGGACGTGGACGGTGCCACGCTGCGTCCGGACGGCAAGGAAGTGGACAGCGTGATGTGGTGTTCACCGGAAAAAGCCGCCTCCCTGCTGAGCAACCCCGGTGATATTGCGCCGCTTGAGCACCTGGTGGCAGCCCACGCCCGCAAGGAGCTGGACACGTGGCCGCTGCTGGTGGTGCGCCACGCAAAGGCCAAGCCGCGCTCCTCCTGGACCAAGGCGGAAGGGGACCGTCCGCTTGCGGCTACCGGATTGCGGCAGGCCCAGGCTGTCCGACGGTTGCTTCACGTGTGGAAGCCGCTTCGCGTTCACTCGAGCCCGTGGCAACGCTGCGTGGCCACGATTGCCCCGTACGCCAAGTCCGCCGACGCCAAGGTGAAACTGCACGACGCCCTGACGGAGCACCGCCATGCCCGGAGCCCGAAGAAGACTGCAGCCGTTGTGGAAGCACTCTTCGATAAGCAGCGCGCAATCGCCCTGTGCACCCATCGGCCCGCCCTGCCTACCGTCATCAAGCAGCTCGGGGAGCACATGAACGGCCGGCTGCGCGCCCTGCTTCCATCCTCCGACCCCTACCTGGCGCCCGGAGAGATCATCGTGTGCCATGTAGCCCGCGGCAACAACCACAAGATTGTGGCTGTTGAACAGTTCAGGCCCTTCGACGACTAAAAGCGGCCGGCCTGCCCGGCCCGGCGTGCCGGGCCACGAACCGGCTTGACCCGGACCTCTTTGTATCAAATACTCAGTACATTGATGCAAAATCTGGGGGGATTATGCCGGTCCAATTCGAACTGCCTACGACTCTTCTGCTGGGACCGCTGGCCGCCGCCGTCGTTATCTACCTCATCCTGAGGTGGGTGGTATGGGAACCCCGGATGGGCGCCTCGCCCGAAACTGTTTCGCAGCACGCGCTCTGGGTGGGCGTCATCGGATGGATGACTAGCTCCCTCCAGGGGGCCATGAATATCGGCATCATTCCGTCGGGCAGAACCACCAGCCCCGCGATCGGCCCTTTCCTGGTCACCCCGGACACCATTATCCCGGCCCTGGCATGGCCCATCCTCGGAACTATCGGAGTCCACGCACTGGGCCAGCTCAGCTATCCGCGCCCCCGGGGACCCCGCCGCAAGGCCAGCCTCCAGGTCCGGAAAATCCGCGACTTCCTTCCGCGTCCGCTGGCCTGGACAACATTGGCCATTTTCACGGGCGCAGCCGGATTCACCGCATGGACCGCTACGCTCCCGGGCTTCGCAGCAATTGCGTACGGCTCGGTCCGGGAGGACCCGCAGGGCTACCGGACCATCGGCGGCGACGGGCGCATCCCCGGTTCTGAACTGGCCGGCTGGCTGGGTGCCGCGCTGGTTGCCCTGGCTGCGTGCACCTGGCTGGTGCTGCTGCTGATCTGCCGCAGACGGCAGCTCGAGCAGCTGACGGACCACGACAATTCGATCCTGCGAACCATCGCCATGAACAGATTGCTCCGCACGGTCTCCACGATGGCGTCGGGCCTGGCCGTCATCGCCGGTAACTATGTGGCCCGCCCGGACCCGGCTGCGGGCAGCACGTCGTGGACTAATTTCGCGGCCTTTGCGGGCATGGCGGTCCTGCTTGCCATGCTGCTCTGGGCGCCGCCGAAACTAACGGGAACCGCAACGGCCGCCGGCCTCCGGAACGCGAAGCCCGGGCACTTCGGCGCCGGACCGCACCCGGCATCCAAACTTGTGGTCTCGGTCGGCGCCGGACTCGGCGTCGCCGCAGCCCTGCCGGTGCTTGCGGGAGCGTTCCTGGTCCCGGCCATCATCGCAGCGGGGCCGTCCGGGCCGGCGGTTTTCATAACACTAGTTGCGGGGCTGGTCCTTGTGGTCCTCGCCGCCGGCGAGCTGTTGCTGCAGCGCAACTACACGAGCCCGGATGAACCGCGGACATGGCCCCGGCAGCCGGTGGGCGCGGCCCTTCTCACCACACTGATCCTGGCGCTGCTCGTCCTCGTCACAACCCTCGTGGTCTCAGCCGCCGGGAACACCCTGCTTGGCCGGGACGGAGGGTGGATCCCAGCTGCGCTCCTCAGTACCGCCGGGGTGCTGCTGGCGCTCCCGGCTTTGCTGGCAACGCGCCTGCGGCGAGGCATCCCCGCTGCTCCGCCCGGGCTCGACGCAGCGCTGCGTGCCATCACCCTCCACCGGATGGCGCGAACGCTCTCGGCCATGTTCATGGCGCAGGCAGCGATGGTCCTGCTGATGAACAGCCAGGCGTGGGCCGCTGTCTTCGGCGTGGCATTCCTGCCGTCCATCCCGTGGTGGCCCGCTTCCCTCGCGGGCACGATCCTGGCCTGCGCGGCGGTCGCCACAGCCGTGATACCGGTGCGGACCTTCGCAGGCTCCCGTTCCCGGCCCGCTCCCCTGCCCCGCAGGGACCACGTCACATGACGGCCGGGATCGCAGTCGACCTGCGGTCGGCCGTGCCGCCCTATGACCAGATCCGCACCCAGATCTCCTCGTTGATCGCCATCGGCTCGCTGGCGGCCGGAACCCGCCTGCCCACCGTCCGCAGCCTGGCGGCGGACCTGGGCATCGCAGCGGGGACGGTGGCACGCGCCTACAAGGAACTCGAGCAGGCCGGCCTGATTGAAACACGGCGGCGCAACGGGACAGTCGTCGTCGGCGTGCCCGACTCCGTCCGCCCGACGGGCGGCTCCGTGCCCCCTGACCTCATCGCCGCCGTCGACCGTTACATCGCCGAAGGCCGCGCGGCGGGCCTGGACGACGGCACGCTCCAGGACATACTGCGCCTCCGGCTGTTCCATTCTCAGTAGACTGGGACCGTGAGCATTCCAACGCCCTATGAAGACCTCCTGCGTGACGTCCTTGCCAACGGCACGCACAAATCTGACCGCACCGGCACCGGCACGCTCAGCGTGTTCGGGCGGCAGATGCGCTTTGACCTCAGCCAAAGCTTTCCGCTGATCACCACCAAGCGCGTTCATTTCAAGTCGGTGGCAGTTGAACTTCTATGGTTCCTGCGCGGCGAAACCAACGTGAAATGGATGCAGGACCAGGGCGTCACCATCTGGAACGAATGGGCCGACGCCGACGGCGAACTGGGTCCCGTTTACGGCGTGCAGTGGCGCAGCTGGCCGACGCCCGACGGCGGCCACATCGACCAGATCGCCGAGCTGGTGGAGAACCTCAAATCCAACCCGGACTCGCGCCGGCACATCGTCTCCGCCTGGAACGTGGCTGAGCTTCAGGACATGGCCTTGCCGCCGTGCCACGCGTTCTTCCAGTTCTACGTTGCTGACGGCAAGCTGTCCTGCCAGCTGTACCAGCGCTCCGCGGACACCTTCCTTGGCGTCCCGTTTAACATCGCTTCCTATGCGCTGCTGACCTGCATGCTGGCCCAACAGGTGGGCCTGGAGCCCGGCGAGTTCGTCTGGACCGGCGGCGACGTGCACATCTACGACAACCACATGGACCAGGTGCTCAAGCAGCTGAAGCGGGAGCCGTACGAATACCCGCAGCTGAAGATCCTCCGCAAGCCGGACTCCATTTTTGACTACACGCTGGACGACTTCGAAGTGGTCGGATACCAGCACCACCCTACGATTAAGGCGCCGATCGCAGTATGAGCACCGACAACGCCATGGATCCCCTGGCCTTCACTGAAAAAATTGCCGACGGAACCACCGGAGTGGGGCTCGTCTGGGCCCAGACCACGGCAGGTGTGATCGGCAAGGACGGCGACATGCCGTGGCACCTTCCCGAGGACATGAAGCACTTCACCCGGCTCACCACCGGGCACCCGGTGATCATGGGGCGCAAAACCTGGCTCTCGTTCCCGGACAAGTACCGTCCGCTGCCCGGGCGCACCAACATTGTGGTGACGCGCCAGGAGGGCTGGGGCGACACTCCCGACGCCCGGGGCGCCATCGCGGTGAAATCGCTCGACGACGCGCTGCTGGAATCACAGTTCGCGCCCGGCCACGAAACGGTGTGGGTGCTGGGCGGCGGGGAAATCTTCGCGCAGACCCTGGACATCGCCGACGTCGCAGTGGTGACATTCATCGACTCCGAGACCGACGGCGACACGTACGCGCCCGAGCTCGGTTACGAGTGGAAGCTGGCCGCCAGCGAGCCGGCCACCGGCTGGCTGACGTCTGCCACCGGTACCCGTTACCGGTTCACGATGTGGCGCCGGACGGAGGCCTAGGACCATGCTGAAGAAGCCGGAAACACTCTTTGTCCTGGGCTACATGCTGCTCCCGCTGCTGGCCCTTCTCTCCGCGATCGTGGGACTGACCATGATCCTGGGCGGCAACAAGATCGCCGGCGCGATCGTGCTCGTCGTGGTGACGCAGGCGTTCGCGTTCGGTGCCGTGTACGCGCTGCGCCTCCGCAAGGCGGCAGTGCTCGAACAGCGCGACGCCGAGTAGCGGCTCAGGCGGATTGTTCCCACAACCTGGGCCTACTACTTCAAAAAGCGCCAGGCAACGCGCCTCGGCAGGCGTGCATCCCGGGCGTGACGTAACCGACTGCGCCGTGCCGGTTCCGAAGTCTAAACTGGTCGAATGACTACAGCAGCTACCCCCTCCGTCGGCCTGGTCGGATGGCGCGGCATGGTCGGCTCCGTCCTGATGCAGCGCATGCAGGATGAAGGCGACTTCGCCAGCATCAACCCGGTGTTCTTCTCCACCTCCAACGCCGGAGGTGCGGCGCCATCTTTTGCGGAAGGCGCAGGCAAGCTCGAGGACGCGTTCGACGTCGACACGCTGGCTAAGCTGCCGATTATTGTTACCGCCCAGG
Above is a window of Arthrobacter sp. FB24 DNA encoding:
- a CDS encoding NF038396 family protein, with the protein product MLKKPETLFVLGYMLLPLLALLSAIVGLTMILGGNKIAGAIVLVVVTQAFAFGAVYALRLRKAAVLEQRDAE
- a CDS encoding RNA degradosome polyphosphate kinase; its protein translation is MQPESAGIATSEAKVLPVRARFGSSEVPASRATQDRIDIPEFAPNLEPEGDISPDRFLDRELSWLAFNSRVLELAEDPNLHLLERVSFLSIFASNLDEFFMVRVAGLKRRIATGLAVPSPAGLSPMQVLDQIGEAAHRLAQRHARVYAEQIRPALAYEHIHLMHWDELDDQAKDQLSAMFAEKVFPILTPLAVDPAHPFPYISGLSLNLAVVVRNPVSDKELFARVKVPDQLPRLISIDGPRAGSVPGRVARFIALEEVIAVHLDQLFAGMEVLEHHTFRVTRNEDVEVEEDDAENLLQALEKELLRRRFGPPVRLEVTNDINPNIRALLIRELGVEESEVYSVPAPLDLRGLSVIAAIDRADLHYPKHVPHTSRYLNESETSKAANVFAAMRRRDILLHHPYDSFSTSVQAFLEQAAADPKVQAIKQTLYRTSGDSPIVDALIDAAEAGKQVLALVEIKARFDEQANISWARKLEQAGVHVVYGIVGLKTHCKLSLVVRQEVDGLRRYCHIGTGNYHPRTARYYEDLGLLTANEQVGEDLSRLFNQLSGYAPKSTFKRLLVAPRSVRSGLIDRIEKEIRNAKAGISARVQIKVNSMVDEAIIDSLYRASQAGVNVDVIVRGICSLRPGIPGLSENITVRSVLGRFLEHSRVFAFANGGDPVVYIGSADMMHRNLDRRVEALVQLTSGDDTSYVLDMLRRYMDPGTSSWHLDSQGEWTRHHIGDDGKPLEDVQSWLLASRSRQRPTIRR
- a CDS encoding NUDIX hydrolase, with amino-acid sequence MADQTDHPGEPVAVTAAGALPWRVSKDKLEVLLIHRPSYDDWSWPKGKIDSGETIPECAVREIEEEIGLKATLGIPLPPIHYHVSAGLKVVHYWAVDVDGATLRPDGKEVDSVMWCSPEKAASLLSNPGDIAPLEHLVAAHARKELDTWPLLVVRHAKAKPRSSWTKAEGDRPLAATGLRQAQAVRRLLHVWKPLRVHSSPWQRCVATIAPYAKSADAKVKLHDALTEHRHARSPKKTAAVVEALFDKQRAIALCTHRPALPTVIKQLGEHMNGRLRALLPSSDPYLAPGEIIVCHVARGNNHKIVAVEQFRPFDD
- a CDS encoding dihydrofolate reductase — translated: MSTDNAMDPLAFTEKIADGTTGVGLVWAQTTAGVIGKDGDMPWHLPEDMKHFTRLTTGHPVIMGRKTWLSFPDKYRPLPGRTNIVVTRQEGWGDTPDARGAIAVKSLDDALLESQFAPGHETVWVLGGGEIFAQTLDIADVAVVTFIDSETDGDTYAPELGYEWKLAASEPATGWLTSATGTRYRFTMWRRTEA
- a CDS encoding thymidylate synthase, yielding MSIPTPYEDLLRDVLANGTHKSDRTGTGTLSVFGRQMRFDLSQSFPLITTKRVHFKSVAVELLWFLRGETNVKWMQDQGVTIWNEWADADGELGPVYGVQWRSWPTPDGGHIDQIAELVENLKSNPDSRRHIVSAWNVAELQDMALPPCHAFFQFYVADGKLSCQLYQRSADTFLGVPFNIASYALLTCMLAQQVGLEPGEFVWTGGDVHIYDNHMDQVLKQLKREPYEYPQLKILRKPDSIFDYTLDDFEVVGYQHHPTIKAPIAV
- a CDS encoding GntR family transcriptional regulator, whose translation is MTAGIAVDLRSAVPPYDQIRTQISSLIAIGSLAAGTRLPTVRSLAADLGIAAGTVARAYKELEQAGLIETRRRNGTVVVGVPDSVRPTGGSVPPDLIAAVDRYIAEGRAAGLDDGTLQDILRLRLFHSQ